The Flammeovirga kamogawensis genome includes a region encoding these proteins:
- a CDS encoding helix-turn-helix domain-containing protein has product MKKSFIIHKPTNPLLESFVDYYFYVDISVKELALKDEYILPFPRITFGYFFDHPFLVTNNNINESQEIDMIISKISTNKITVKPISDRVRVIGAHVRPYALAALTETNISTLPWLIDTISLFKDKAKGFREKINNCKNPEEMFVEVDNIFFETQLPDKDLSTIINAVELIENNRGNIEITKVANTIGVSDRTLRNHFYKHVGCSPKEYINLLKLKQSVNQMKNEDESLTTITYAQNYSDQAHFTNSVKTITGYSPKEIQKKITDFRFLQF; this is encoded by the coding sequence TTGAAAAAATCATTTATTATCCATAAACCTACAAATCCGCTTTTGGAGAGTTTTGTTGATTATTATTTTTATGTAGATATTTCTGTTAAAGAGTTGGCTTTAAAGGATGAATATATTTTACCTTTTCCAAGGATTACATTTGGTTATTTTTTCGACCATCCATTTCTCGTAACCAATAATAATATAAATGAGTCGCAAGAAATAGATATGATAATATCTAAGATTTCGACGAATAAGATAACTGTTAAACCCATTTCGGATAGAGTTAGAGTAATTGGAGCACATGTTAGGCCTTATGCCTTAGCGGCACTTACAGAAACAAATATTTCAACTCTTCCATGGTTGATTGATACAATCTCTTTATTTAAAGACAAAGCAAAAGGGTTTAGAGAAAAAATTAATAATTGTAAGAACCCAGAAGAGATGTTTGTTGAAGTGGATAATATCTTTTTTGAAACTCAATTGCCTGATAAAGATTTGAGTACTATTATTAATGCTGTTGAGCTTATTGAAAATAACAGAGGTAACATTGAAATAACAAAGGTTGCCAATACAATTGGAGTATCTGATAGAACATTAAGAAATCATTTTTATAAACATGTAGGATGCTCACCAAAAGAATACATTAATTTATTAAAATTAAAACAGTCAGTGAATCAAATGAAAAATGAAGATGAGTCCTTAACTACAATTACTTATGCACAGAATTATTCAGACCAGGCTCATTTTACAAATTCAGTGAAGACAATTACAGGATATTCTCCAAAGGAAATTCAGAAAAAGATTACTGATTTCCGATTTCTACAATTTTAA
- a CDS encoding BamA/TamA family outer membrane protein yields the protein MFFSEHAIGQSDSTYCYRNNFIPTPTFTHTPENGSILGVAGLYQFKVDKADEILRASYAHLWLAFNLEGKFYGDMRYNIYTRNNKFYLEGAVSHDYIYDYFYGIGYNANNTLQNNINFKSTYLFQKVLYNVGNNNYLGLQGTYEKNDEFNVTGNPIEGPLLNGFTPYQLVGMGGLYVNDERNSRVTPTEKHYFESSIMSYSTKYGSDYNFMSVVVDYRRYIPLNTDYNILAIQVKTDFTIGDAPIQKLAMVGGKQIGRGYISGHYRDNHALQAQTEYRTDLFWRLGAVIFASGSVIANDVNDLSTYSKVLVAGGAGLRFNINKKDKSNIRLDLGMNNRGETGVYIGFGEAF from the coding sequence ATGTTTTTTTCTGAGCATGCAATAGGGCAGAGCGATTCTACATATTGTTACCGTAATAACTTTATTCCTACACCAACATTTACACATACTCCAGAGAATGGAAGTATTCTTGGAGTTGCTGGACTATATCAGTTTAAAGTAGATAAAGCTGATGAAATACTACGGGCATCTTATGCACATTTATGGTTAGCCTTCAATTTAGAAGGTAAATTTTATGGAGATATGAGGTACAATATTTATACACGTAACAATAAGTTTTACTTAGAAGGAGCTGTATCACATGATTATATTTATGATTACTTCTATGGAATTGGTTATAATGCAAATAACACGTTACAGAACAATATAAACTTTAAGTCTACGTATCTTTTTCAGAAAGTATTGTACAATGTTGGTAACAACAACTATTTGGGTTTACAAGGTACATACGAAAAAAATGATGAATTTAATGTTACAGGAAACCCTATTGAAGGACCTCTTCTTAATGGTTTTACTCCTTATCAATTAGTGGGTATGGGTGGTTTATACGTTAATGATGAGCGTAACAGTAGAGTTACCCCTACAGAAAAGCATTACTTTGAATCCTCTATAATGTCGTATTCAACAAAATACGGTAGTGATTATAATTTCATGTCTGTAGTAGTAGATTATAGACGTTATATCCCTTTAAATACTGATTATAATATTCTAGCAATCCAGGTAAAGACTGATTTTACAATAGGAGATGCACCAATACAAAAACTTGCTATGGTAGGTGGTAAACAAATAGGTAGAGGATATATTTCTGGACACTATAGAGATAACCATGCATTACAAGCACAAACAGAGTATAGAACCGACTTATTTTGGCGATTAGGTGCTGTAATTTTTGCCTCAGGTTCTGTTATAGCTAATGATGTGAACGATCTATCTACTTATTCTAAGGTACTTGTAGCAGGTGGAGCAGGACTACGTTTTAATATTAATAAGAAAGATAAATCAAATATACGCTTAGACTTGGGAATGAATAACCGAGGAGAAACAGGCGTTTATATCGGTTTTGGAGAAGCTTTTTAA
- a CDS encoding replication initiation protein: MDNILTKVWVKRHNNLVRAHQKTTLSLTAQKLLLFAFTHKEQEVDKVLEFRVADFLGRNPGGKDIKNIDQACDELSSSKIKDGSGITDNDYDSKDFNRKYITLFDTIEINKTRVSFKFNRTFKQYLGPSSNYTQYLYSNLKDMRSPHAVRLYDFITGGVGKYDRRKVELNELKSVLGVSTKKSYNVFNTFKNSVLEPAVKGIDKTTDIHLSYEPIRERGRKYTHIIFYFHKKKVLPKLNDLEVTNADGLTPENAAKVDSMRAMNLSDVIIQATIKELLNQQKESVLEDIEDAEVVTSTIGQQDLFSQKATPTTETTANDFDSKVKKIELRLSELGLPKNTIQLAVKKYKLNPKLKIWIEMNNLKMAVRDGQPFPNKHTLKKWIEEND; this comes from the coding sequence ATGGACAATATTTTAACTAAAGTATGGGTGAAACGTCATAATAACTTAGTACGTGCTCACCAAAAGACAACATTAAGTTTAACAGCTCAGAAGCTTTTACTTTTTGCCTTTACACATAAAGAGCAAGAAGTAGATAAAGTTTTGGAGTTTCGTGTTGCTGATTTTTTAGGTAGAAATCCTGGGGGAAAAGATATTAAGAATATAGATCAAGCTTGTGACGAATTATCTTCTTCTAAAATTAAAGATGGAAGTGGTATTACGGACAATGACTATGACTCTAAAGACTTTAATAGAAAATACATTACTTTATTCGATACCATTGAAATTAATAAAACTAGGGTTTCGTTTAAATTTAATAGAACATTTAAACAATATTTAGGTCCATCGTCTAACTACACTCAATATTTATACAGTAACCTTAAAGACATGAGATCACCACATGCTGTACGCTTGTATGATTTCATTACTGGAGGTGTTGGTAAGTATGATAGACGCAAAGTTGAATTGAACGAACTGAAGAGCGTTTTAGGGGTTAGTACAAAGAAATCTTACAATGTGTTTAACACATTTAAAAATTCTGTACTAGAACCAGCCGTAAAAGGGATAGATAAAACAACTGATATCCATTTATCTTATGAGCCTATTCGTGAAAGAGGACGTAAATACACTCATATCATTTTTTATTTTCATAAAAAGAAAGTCCTTCCTAAACTCAATGATTTAGAAGTAACTAATGCTGATGGTTTAACGCCAGAAAATGCAGCAAAAGTTGATTCTATGCGAGCGATGAATTTATCAGATGTGATTATTCAAGCAACGATTAAAGAGTTATTAAATCAACAAAAAGAAAGTGTCTTAGAGGATATCGAGGATGCTGAGGTAGTGACTTCTACAATTGGACAACAAGATTTATTTAGTCAAAAAGCTACACCTACTACAGAAACTACAGCAAATGATTTTGATTCTAAAGTTAAAAAAATAGAATTACGCCTTTCTGAACTTGGTTTACCCAAGAATACGATTCAGCTTGCTGTAAAAAAGTATAAACTGAATCCTAAATTAAAGATTTGGATAGAGATGAATAATCTTAAAATGGCCGTTAGAGATGGTCAACCTTTTCCAAATAAACATACTTTAAAAAAATGGATTGAAGAAAACGACTAA
- a CDS encoding ParA family protein has translation MTQKDILDFLRENEMLKVSVVEKKAGIPTRSLYKALNGEQNLKPEYIEKLIQVLTPLGLKLKDKFKVISIINNKGGVAKTTTACNLGAGLSRLGKKVLLIDADPQGNLTQHLGYKDAQFFEGKELSDIIEGKCDVNDSILQYQENLHIIPSTTNLDFTNKTLNRNSGPSSYKLVRRNVIDKLENEYDYIFFDLSPSFALISNDACLIASNRALIPVDASEFAFRGINNVLSHINDYKEENPNLEVLGFLFTKTGRTKDMNKYKEALRSTNYRVFDTEIAVRDMAYNKGPLFGKDIFTLFEDESLKKQEKDGIKKAMDEHVSLAKEIIEYV, from the coding sequence ATGACACAAAAAGACATACTCGATTTTTTAAGAGAAAATGAAATGTTGAAAGTTTCTGTTGTTGAAAAAAAAGCAGGAATACCGACAAGATCTCTATATAAAGCCCTAAATGGTGAGCAAAATTTAAAACCAGAGTACATTGAAAAGTTAATACAAGTACTAACCCCACTAGGTTTAAAACTTAAAGATAAGTTTAAAGTAATTTCAATTATTAATAATAAAGGTGGAGTTGCTAAAACTACAACTGCTTGTAATCTTGGAGCAGGGTTATCTAGATTAGGAAAAAAAGTACTTTTGATTGATGCTGATCCTCAAGGAAACTTAACACAACATCTAGGTTATAAAGATGCTCAGTTTTTTGAAGGCAAGGAGTTGTCCGATATCATTGAAGGAAAGTGTGATGTAAATGATTCAATTTTACAATATCAGGAAAACTTACACATTATTCCTTCTACTACTAATCTTGATTTTACTAATAAAACATTAAATAGAAATTCAGGACCTTCGTCTTATAAATTAGTAAGAAGAAATGTAATTGATAAATTGGAGAATGAGTACGATTATATCTTTTTCGATTTATCTCCTTCTTTTGCCTTAATTTCTAATGATGCCTGTCTAATTGCTTCGAATAGAGCTTTAATTCCTGTAGATGCTTCTGAATTTGCTTTTAGAGGGATTAATAATGTTTTGAGTCATATTAATGATTATAAAGAAGAAAACCCTAATTTAGAAGTATTGGGTTTCTTGTTTACTAAAACAGGTAGAACTAAGGATATGAATAAGTATAAAGAAGCTTTACGTTCTACTAATTATAGAGTTTTTGATACAGAAATAGCTGTACGTGATATGGCTTACAATAAAGGTCCATTATTTGGAAAAGACATTTTTACTCTTTTTGAAGACGAATCTTTAAAGAAACAAGAGAAAGATGGTATTAAAAAAGCAATGGATGAGCATGTTAGTTTGGCAAAAGAAATTATAGAGTATGTCTAA
- a CDS encoding ParB N-terminal domain-containing protein — MSNGINIGDFLPDNNKSSKLIGSKKEEMSSDKIHVLEELKRWIRPLTESERSNLKTSIESEGVRDPLTFFFMDNGQKVLLDGHNRYEICEELGGADYGYEFEEVIVDIDNIDDAKLWMIKNQVGKRNLSKREMSFYRGHHYLTNKGKQGNKTGDGKLYDQLAKDYGVGKSTIIRDARIAEILDQVSDAFKHSYFDGEIAVTQSKFEDALKALASEVLNVSDLEDYLRGIEPLQPSTSKSTTRAINNTPKPFTFNKVNKTIRTLIDTPLEKELGKVEKLSMEESVKELIEKYKLDIQ, encoded by the coding sequence ATGTCTAATGGAATAAACATTGGAGATTTTTTACCGGATAACAATAAATCTTCAAAATTAATCGGTTCAAAAAAAGAAGAAATGTCTTCTGATAAAATTCATGTATTAGAAGAATTAAAACGGTGGATCCGACCTTTAACAGAGTCTGAAAGATCAAATCTAAAAACAAGTATTGAGAGTGAAGGTGTACGTGACCCTTTAACTTTTTTCTTTATGGATAATGGTCAGAAAGTCTTATTAGACGGACATAACCGTTATGAAATTTGTGAAGAATTAGGAGGAGCTGATTATGGTTATGAGTTTGAAGAAGTAATTGTTGATATTGATAATATTGATGATGCTAAACTTTGGATGATTAAAAATCAGGTTGGAAAACGTAATCTTTCTAAAAGAGAGATGTCTTTTTATAGAGGACATCATTACTTAACCAACAAAGGAAAGCAAGGTAATAAAACTGGAGATGGTAAACTTTATGATCAGTTAGCGAAAGATTATGGAGTAGGAAAAAGTACTATTATTCGGGATGCTAGAATTGCAGAAATTTTAGATCAAGTGAGCGATGCATTTAAGCATTCTTATTTTGATGGTGAAATAGCGGTTACTCAATCAAAATTTGAAGACGCATTAAAAGCTTTAGCATCTGAAGTATTGAATGTATCTGACTTAGAAGATTACCTAAGAGGCATCGAACCTTTACAACCTTCTACATCTAAAAGTACTACAAGAGCAATTAATAATACTCCAAAACCATTTACTTTTAATAAAGTCAATAAAACAATTAGAACATTAATTGATACTCCTTTAGAAAAAGAATTGGGTAAGGTAGAAAAATTATCGATGGAAGAGTCGGTAAAAGAACTAATAGAAAAGTATAAATTAGATATCCAATAA
- a CDS encoding AAA domain-containing protein encodes MIEDKTEPIKYSKALVKTLEQKLKVGNLRAIHLNAVPGNSRSRLDITDLNSLQNNLSSDFIATLTSKQQFNFTIGATYQQLENDDKVERELLNEKVFRKLKNIHIDYKTDYQDHGVNSLGFGYPMLVFRNPKVNKQVVCAPLFIWRVDLNKDPQSISNWTITRNEEHSVLINAQLRSFIESEFDGLKLPPISEEMLADGIIDRDEILEVVNATLSILGVEQQETNGELKALSDKKSLDKITQKDKPWISWSGVLGIYKAQRESIISDLKEIQDNYEEFEMDYRGKTYQKFSTTSITVDPSQERLIHLLSTEKKLIIQGPPGTGKSQSLTAILTNALENKAKCLVVCEKKTALEVLKSNLSELGLGHLCAVIDDVNKDRKYIVDAIREIVDGKTDVASVTINTSNYKSIRNKYEKVKDNLRTKYTNATINVLGDYTWKDAIAETLVNYSIADRSIVQQMGFKNELYFTLQEFDTLTSFIEDADYLYKSIAGLEGTITQLDDSLFKQKYNQAARLKIISFIEEMNTTISTIGNSFDSAEQKYGIDFYEKGVANNWLVYLKSIFSSRLKLMRSTTKELQLKMFSFAKEFDQIIGGKQKEYLFVHYDLIKDYLNECIEILNCLNSNILNYKEYHNWRHFKFSIEKENANKLLDLFINTEVQDWNATFKYWYFNALLMHVEEQIDAEQNQDNQLLHQVQALTEEIKREQAKFIVQQHGEYIKKTLLGKTKQELKLLFNYRKNKVHGAKTSLRKILDKEFELFTAFFPITMVNPVVCSSILPMQAELYDVVIFDEASQMRLEDAFAAMLRGKHKIISGDVHQMPPSSYFSKGGDVLLGEEEEESDVVLAESDSLLTFAQNSAFKFSYLDFHYRSQHPHLIDFSNAAFYGTRLIPMPNVDEYSPITLHQVDGSYKDRSNGDEAQCILEYLKALEEDFRENYLSVGIATFNMEQRNVIWDHIYKECEYSAQFNNKMQRLIADGFFIKNLENIQGDERDIILLSTTFGKNKEGVFRQLFGQLNNIEKGYKLLNVIVTRAKKEMHVFTSFPTEVYSSYAQEIAIAGNNGKAILYAYIAYAKACSERNDEEREQILNTLRNHVPEAKNLVVKHQSKHLFERELSTFITSIYPKDQIEINYKLGGLYIDFMLKDTDGSPIIALECDGKEYHASNESYRYDLHREEILARHGIVTYRIWSTNWWQDVEGEVKKLTHFIASKQEELITILP; translated from the coding sequence ATGATTGAAGATAAAACAGAACCCATAAAATATAGTAAAGCCTTAGTTAAAACCTTAGAACAAAAATTAAAAGTTGGAAATTTAAGAGCCATACATTTAAATGCAGTTCCTGGAAATTCTAGAAGTAGATTAGACATTACTGATTTGAATTCTTTACAGAATAATTTATCGAGTGATTTTATAGCAACATTAACTTCAAAACAACAATTTAATTTTACTATTGGGGCTACTTATCAACAATTAGAAAATGATGATAAAGTAGAAAGAGAATTATTGAATGAAAAAGTATTTAGAAAGCTTAAAAATATACACATTGATTATAAAACAGACTATCAGGATCATGGAGTAAATAGTTTAGGGTTTGGGTATCCTATGTTGGTATTCAGAAATCCAAAAGTAAATAAACAGGTGGTTTGTGCACCTCTTTTTATTTGGAGAGTAGACTTAAATAAAGATCCTCAGAGTATATCTAATTGGACAATTACTAGAAATGAAGAACATTCTGTATTAATAAATGCACAACTAAGATCGTTTATAGAATCTGAATTTGATGGATTAAAACTACCTCCTATTTCAGAAGAAATGCTTGCTGATGGTATAATTGATAGAGATGAAATTCTAGAGGTAGTTAATGCCACTTTATCTATTTTAGGTGTAGAGCAACAAGAAACGAACGGTGAATTAAAAGCACTATCTGATAAAAAAAGTTTAGATAAAATTACCCAGAAAGATAAACCTTGGATTTCATGGAGCGGTGTTTTAGGAATATATAAAGCACAAAGGGAAAGTATTATATCTGATTTAAAAGAAATCCAAGATAACTACGAAGAATTTGAAATGGACTACAGAGGTAAGACATATCAAAAATTTTCTACTACCTCAATAACTGTTGATCCTAGTCAAGAACGTTTAATTCATCTTTTATCAACTGAAAAGAAACTAATAATACAAGGACCTCCAGGTACAGGTAAAAGTCAGTCGTTAACAGCTATACTTACTAATGCTTTAGAGAATAAAGCAAAATGTTTAGTTGTATGTGAAAAGAAAACGGCACTTGAAGTCCTTAAATCAAATTTATCTGAATTAGGTTTAGGACACTTATGTGCTGTGATTGATGATGTAAATAAAGATCGGAAATATATAGTAGATGCAATTAGAGAAATTGTTGATGGAAAAACAGATGTAGCTTCTGTTACAATAAACACTTCTAATTATAAATCGATTCGAAATAAGTACGAAAAAGTAAAAGATAACCTACGTACAAAATATACAAATGCTACAATTAATGTTTTAGGCGATTATACGTGGAAAGATGCTATTGCAGAAACACTAGTAAATTATTCAATTGCAGACCGTTCAATAGTCCAACAAATGGGCTTTAAAAATGAACTGTATTTTACCTTACAAGAATTTGATACTTTAACTTCCTTTATAGAAGATGCAGATTATTTATATAAAAGTATAGCAGGTTTAGAAGGCACAATAACTCAACTTGACGATAGCCTGTTTAAACAAAAATATAATCAAGCTGCTCGTTTAAAAATAATTTCTTTTATAGAAGAAATGAATACTACAATTAGTACTATAGGAAATAGTTTTGATAGCGCTGAACAAAAATATGGTATAGACTTTTATGAAAAAGGAGTAGCTAATAATTGGCTAGTTTATTTAAAATCTATTTTTAGCAGTAGGTTAAAATTAATGAGAAGTACTACAAAAGAATTGCAGTTAAAAATGTTTTCTTTTGCTAAGGAATTTGATCAGATTATAGGTGGTAAGCAGAAAGAATATCTATTTGTACATTACGATTTGATAAAAGACTATTTAAATGAGTGCATAGAAATTTTAAATTGTTTAAATTCAAACATTTTAAATTATAAAGAATACCACAATTGGAGACATTTCAAATTCTCAATAGAGAAAGAAAATGCAAATAAGTTATTAGATCTATTTATTAATACTGAAGTCCAAGATTGGAATGCAACTTTTAAATATTGGTATTTTAATGCGTTATTAATGCATGTAGAAGAACAAATTGATGCAGAACAAAACCAAGACAATCAATTACTTCATCAAGTACAAGCTCTAACAGAGGAAATTAAAAGAGAGCAAGCTAAATTTATCGTACAACAACATGGAGAGTACATTAAGAAAACTCTTTTAGGGAAAACTAAACAAGAATTAAAACTCTTATTTAATTATAGGAAGAACAAGGTTCATGGTGCAAAAACATCCTTAAGAAAGATATTGGATAAGGAGTTTGAATTATTCACTGCATTTTTCCCTATTACAATGGTAAACCCTGTAGTATGTAGTTCTATACTTCCAATGCAAGCAGAATTATATGATGTGGTCATCTTTGATGAAGCTTCTCAGATGCGCTTAGAGGATGCTTTTGCAGCGATGTTAAGAGGTAAGCACAAGATAATATCAGGAGACGTACATCAGATGCCTCCTTCTAGTTATTTTTCTAAAGGAGGAGATGTATTGTTAGGTGAAGAGGAAGAAGAGAGCGATGTTGTTTTAGCAGAAAGTGATTCTCTACTTACATTTGCTCAAAATTCGGCTTTTAAGTTTTCTTATTTAGATTTTCACTATAGATCTCAGCACCCACATTTGATTGATTTTTCTAATGCTGCATTTTATGGCACTCGATTAATTCCAATGCCAAATGTAGATGAGTATTCTCCAATCACACTACATCAAGTAGATGGTAGTTATAAGGATAGATCAAATGGTGACGAAGCACAATGTATTCTAGAATATTTAAAGGCATTAGAAGAAGATTTTAGAGAGAATTATCTTTCTGTAGGCATAGCGACCTTTAATATGGAGCAGAGAAATGTTATTTGGGACCATATATATAAAGAGTGCGAATACTCTGCACAATTTAATAATAAAATGCAACGTTTAATTGCGGATGGTTTCTTTATTAAAAATTTAGAGAATATTCAAGGTGATGAAAGAGACATTATTTTATTATCAACAACTTTTGGTAAGAACAAAGAGGGAGTATTTAGACAGTTATTTGGGCAGCTAAATAATATAGAAAAAGGTTACAAATTACTTAATGTAATTGTTACCAGAGCAAAAAAAGAAATGCATGTATTTACATCTTTTCCTACAGAAGTATATAGCAGCTATGCACAAGAGATTGCGATAGCAGGTAATAATGGTAAAGCAATTTTGTACGCTTATATTGCTTATGCTAAAGCTTGTTCTGAAAGGAATGATGAAGAAAGGGAGCAAATTTTAAACACGCTTAGAAATCATGTGCCAGAAGCTAAAAACTTAGTGGTTAAACATCAAAGTAAACACCTATTTGAGAGGGAGTTATCTACTTTTATAACATCAATTTATCCAAAAGATCAAATTGAAATAAATTATAAATTAGGAGGTTTATACATAGATTTCATGTTAAAAGACACGGATGGAAGCCCTATAATAGCTTTAGAATGTGATGGAAAGGAGTATCATGCTAGTAATGAGTCGTATAGATATGATTTACACCGAGAAGAAATTTTAGCTCGACATGGAATTGTCACTTACAGAATTTGGTCTACAAATTGGTGGCAAGATGTGGAAGGAGAGGTAAAAAAACTGACTCACTTTATCGCTTCTAAGCAAGAAGAACTAATCACTATTTTACCTTAG
- a CDS encoding 7TM diverse intracellular signaling domain-containing protein — translation MTFNFLKGKLTLLICLLHLCVFANSTITINTEDERVPDISSSISVFLDSTKNLDFEQVLQNANFKVNQQEIINQGFNEAPLWLHFSLHNESNSLRSFILEIGNSSLDVVEVFEMKNDELLNYQLIGDKIPFFERKIPFRTHLYPLSLDESETKEFYLKIQTDGALQVPLTISTPTSFFIQHLKTETAYGIYIGIMLVMIIYNILIFISLRDLNYLYYAFPIISNTTFYLSLSGHHFQYLFPNYPSIANNITVISIGAWILTSSFYAKSSLQSEKYSKSANYALIGTMVLGGIGIILPFLSSYGFAVRVNSKMTLVNSLVMFVAGLMIWRNGNKSARFFILAWTAYLVGTFIFALMKFNFIEKNAFTTNVLAYGGIIEVIFLSLALSDKYKIYKKDKEKAQKALLEQQLKENIVLEEKVKERTIELEEKRAEIANAFDEINSKNIELEMQNEEIAAQRDMVESQKVKLEDNNLKITSSINYAERIQMAMLPTLEKVRDLFADSFIIFKPKDIVSGDFFWCAEVEGKKIVAAVDCTGHGVPGALMSLVGNNLLNDIVKKTRITSPEIILQALHIQINNSLYNSDKQLRDGMDMSILVYDTKANTVEYSGARNPLVYCIDGQIHLIKGNRNSIGSIKPQVSFDKHTIKVDKPTSFYIYSDGFQDQFGGTRDRKYGSKQFREKLVDNAEMTMPLQEQILTKSLQDWLTKEDGTNYSQTDDILVIGLRLSPQNIY, via the coding sequence ATGACTTTCAACTTTTTAAAAGGAAAGCTGACTTTACTTATTTGCTTACTACATCTTTGCGTCTTTGCCAATTCTACTATTACAATTAATACAGAAGACGAAAGAGTACCTGATATTTCTTCAAGTATTAGTGTTTTTCTAGATTCTACAAAGAATTTAGATTTTGAGCAAGTACTACAGAATGCAAATTTTAAAGTAAATCAGCAAGAGATTATTAACCAAGGTTTTAATGAAGCCCCATTATGGTTACACTTTTCATTGCATAATGAGAGTAACTCGTTAAGAAGCTTTATACTAGAAATTGGCAACAGTAGTTTAGATGTTGTGGAGGTTTTTGAAATGAAGAATGATGAACTTCTAAATTATCAATTGATAGGAGATAAGATTCCATTTTTTGAACGTAAAATACCTTTTAGAACACATTTGTATCCTTTATCATTAGATGAGAGTGAAACAAAAGAATTTTATTTAAAGATACAAACAGATGGAGCATTACAGGTGCCTTTAACAATATCTACACCAACTAGTTTTTTTATTCAACATCTAAAAACAGAAACGGCATATGGTATTTATATTGGTATTATGTTGGTAATGATTATATATAACATACTGATTTTTATCTCTTTAAGAGATTTAAATTATTTGTATTATGCTTTTCCAATTATCTCAAATACAACGTTTTATTTATCGTTAAGTGGGCATCATTTCCAATATTTATTTCCAAATTACCCTAGCATAGCAAACAACATTACGGTAATTTCTATTGGGGCATGGATCCTGACATCGTCTTTTTATGCAAAGTCTTCATTACAATCAGAAAAGTATTCTAAGTCGGCTAATTATGCCCTTATTGGTACTATGGTTTTAGGAGGTATAGGAATCATTTTACCATTTTTATCTTCCTACGGATTTGCGGTAAGGGTTAACAGCAAAATGACTTTAGTAAACTCTTTAGTGATGTTTGTTGCAGGCCTAATGATATGGAGAAATGGTAATAAATCTGCCCGTTTTTTCATTCTTGCATGGACTGCTTATTTGGTGGGAACATTCATCTTTGCACTCATGAAATTCAATTTTATAGAGAAAAATGCTTTTACAACCAATGTATTGGCGTATGGTGGAATAATAGAAGTAATTTTCTTATCCTTAGCACTAAGTGACAAATACAAGATCTATAAAAAAGACAAAGAAAAGGCACAGAAAGCACTTTTAGAACAACAACTAAAAGAGAACATAGTACTGGAGGAAAAGGTAAAAGAACGTACCATAGAGCTCGAAGAGAAAAGAGCAGAAATTGCTAATGCATTCGATGAGATTAATTCTAAGAATATAGAGTTAGAAATGCAAAACGAAGAGATTGCAGCTCAAAGAGATATGGTAGAATCTCAGAAAGTAAAGTTAGAAGATAATAACCTAAAGATAACTTCAAGTATTAATTATGCTGAACGTATTCAGATGGCCATGTTACCTACTTTAGAGAAGGTACGTGATTTATTTGCTGATTCTTTTATCATTTTTAAACCTAAGGATATTGTATCAGGTGATTTCTTTTGGTGTGCTGAAGTTGAGGGTAAGAAAATTGTAGCTGCAGTAGATTGTACAGGACATGGTGTTCCTGGTGCATTAATGTCTTTAGTAGGTAATAATTTATTAAATGATATAGTTAAGAAAACAAGAATTACATCTCCAGAAATTATTTTACAAGCACTACATATTCAAATAAATAATAGTCTTTATAATTCTGATAAGCAATTAAGAGACGGTATGGATATGAGTATTTTGGTATATGATACAAAAGCCAACACTGTAGAATATTCAGGAGCAAGAAACCCATTGGTTTATTGTATAGATGGGCAAATTCACTTAATTAAAGGGAATAGAAACTCAATAGGATCAATTAAGCCGCAAGTATCTTTTGATAAACACACAATCAAAGTAGATAAGCCAACCTCATTTTATATCTATTCAGATGGTTTCCAAGATCAATTTGGAGGTACTAGAGATAGAAAATATGGCTCTAAACAGTTTAGAGAGAAGTTGGTAGATAATGCAGAGATGACCATGCCACTTCAGGAGCAAATACTTACAAAAAGCCTACAAGATTGGCTTACAAAAGAAGATGGTACTAATTACAGTCAGACGGATGATATTTTAGTGATCGGATTACGTTTATCTCCTCAGAATATATACTAA